A stretch of the Aegilops tauschii subsp. strangulata cultivar AL8/78 chromosome 4, Aet v6.0, whole genome shotgun sequence genome encodes the following:
- the LOC109778632 gene encoding uncharacterized protein, producing the protein MVLEDESSDDNSSLPYMYSETSTDGLNQVPFSLEDPDYKGLELDLMAFCEKHGKPSERLVAFEGTMTGRRFLACAEPLVDEQWPPTMENALLKLWSMAEESKSARVNDNLQSALTIHHLTEEKNKLDADYDKLVKDVHQLVDFQQDRVVDFSYLQSAVTYQHQCRAELVAGMKAEMAKKDAATEKLQEKYELLCNLTSAQATVIQNLKLKNMKEKEFLSEARMNLELKNAEFTKFEEKLTQEKLELKFQVVDLLKLKENHNEEKQMQEFKITELMKAEEKLKEKIKGI; encoded by the exons ATGGTTCTGGAGGACGAGAGCAGCGATGACAACTCAAGCCTTCCATACATGTACTCCGAAACCTCCACCGATGGGCTGAACCAG GTGCCTTTCTCACTTGAGGACCCGGATTACAAGGGCCTTGAGCTAGATCTGATGGCGTTCTGCGAGAAGCATGGGAAGCCATCAGAGAGGCTTGTTGCGTTTGAAGGAACAATGACTGGGAGAAGGTTCTTAGCATGTGCAGAGCCG TTGGTTGATGAGCAGTGGCCCCCAACAATGGAGAATGCATTGCTGAAGCTTTGGTCAATGGCTGAAGAGAGCAAGTCTGCTAGGGTGAATGATAATCTTCAAAGTGCTTTAACTATTCATCATTTGACAGAAGAAAAGAACAAGCTGGATGCAGACTATGACAAGTTAGTGAAAGATGTGCATCAACTTGTGGACTTTCAGCAGGATAGGGTTGTGGATTTCAGTTATCTGCAGTCTGCTGTCACATATCAGCACCAATGCAGAGCTGAATTGGTGGCTGGTATGAAGGCAGAAATGGCAAAGAAAGATGCAGCTACAGAGAAGCTTCAAGAGAAGTATGAACTCCTGTGCAACCTGACAAGTGCTCAAGCAACTGTCATCCAAAACCtgaagttgaagaatatgaaagaGAAGGAATTTCTAAGTGAGGCTAGGATGAATTTGGAGTTGAAGAATGCAGAGTTCACAAAGTTTGAGGAGAAGCTCACCCAAGAGAAGCTAGAGTTGAAGTTCCAGGTTGTTGATCTGCTGAAGCTCAAGGAAAACCATAATGAAGAGAAGCAGATGCAAGAGTTTAAGATTACTGAGCTCATGAAGGCAGAGGAGAAGCTGAAGGAGAAGATCAAGGGGATCTAG